One candidate division WOR-3 bacterium genomic window carries:
- the rpsB gene encoding 30S ribosomal protein S2, with translation MDQAIDLKAMLEAGLHFGHRSRRWNPKMKPYIFGRKNGIYIIDLEKTVERMRIAYDAVRNIAEAGQDLLFVGTKQQARPIIQEEAARCGAFSVTERWIGGLLTNFEIVSKRITRMAELERMIADNDFGDATKKEALLLQREYRKLAKMFSGVKDMDRLPGAVFIVDPVREETALAECRRMKVPVVALIDTNGDPELIDYPIPGNDDALRSIRLVASMIANAFMEGRKEHEPERTESSPSSPTAEGQ, from the coding sequence GTGGACCAAGCGATAGACTTGAAAGCGATGCTCGAGGCCGGCCTGCACTTCGGCCACCGTTCCCGGCGTTGGAATCCGAAGATGAAGCCTTACATCTTCGGCCGGAAGAACGGCATCTACATCATTGACCTCGAAAAGACGGTCGAACGGATGCGCATCGCCTACGATGCGGTCCGCAATATTGCCGAGGCCGGCCAGGACCTGCTCTTCGTCGGCACCAAACAACAAGCCCGGCCGATAATCCAGGAAGAGGCAGCCCGGTGCGGTGCATTCTCGGTCACCGAGCGCTGGATCGGCGGACTCCTGACCAATTTCGAAATCGTCTCGAAGCGTATCACCCGGATGGCCGAACTGGAGCGGATGATTGCCGACAACGACTTCGGCGATGCCACCAAGAAGGAGGCTCTGCTCCTCCAGCGCGAGTACCGCAAGCTTGCCAAGATGTTCTCCGGCGTCAAGGATATGGACCGCCTGCCAGGCGCCGTGTTCATCGTTGACCCGGTACGCGAGGAGACCGCACTGGCCGAGTGCCGCCGGATGAAGGTACCGGTTGTTGCCCTCATTGACACCAACGGCGACCCAGAGCTTATTGACTACCCAATTCCCGGGAATGACGACGCGCTCCGTTCAATCCGGCTTGTCGCCAGCATGATTGCCAACGCTTTCATGGAGGGCCGCAAGGAACACGAACCGGAACGTACGGAATCAAGCCCTTCAAGCCCGACCGCGGAGGGACAATGA
- the rpsI gene encoding 30S ribosomal protein S9, with the protein MNETFFATGSRKTATARVWLVSGGSETTVNGRTCEQYFGRADLVRNALAPLSVTGTRAQFGLRATVAGGGLSAQADAVALGAARALVAFNAEFRKQLKDAALLKRDPREKERMKYGLAKRRKRFQWTKR; encoded by the coding sequence ATGAACGAGACATTCTTCGCCACCGGATCGCGCAAGACCGCAACCGCTCGCGTCTGGCTTGTTTCCGGCGGCAGTGAAACAACGGTCAATGGCCGGACCTGCGAGCAGTACTTTGGCCGGGCCGACCTGGTCCGCAATGCCCTGGCTCCACTTTCGGTTACCGGCACCCGGGCTCAGTTCGGCCTGCGCGCGACCGTGGCTGGCGGTGGCCTGTCGGCCCAGGCAGACGCGGTTGCGCTCGGCGCGGCCCGGGCACTCGTCGCGTTCAACGCCGAGTTCCGCAAGCAGTTGAAGGATGCGGCGCTGCTCAAGCGCGACCCGCGCGAAAAGGAACGCATGAAATACGGCCTTGCAAAGAGGAGGAAACGGTTCCAGTGGACCAAGCGATAG